The stretch of DNA CAGCGGCGTCACCGGTTCGCAGCGGAGGACCTCGATGAGGGAGAAGGCATAGGGCTGACTCATGGAAGCCAAGGCTAACCTAAGTGTTCTCTGTCCGGGAAGCGGGGCCCCGGGCGGCCCGGAGGCGGCGGGGCGGGGCGCCCCCGCCGCCGGAGCCGCGTCCTCATGGAAGTCCGCGGAGGTCACGGGTTCCGGCCGGGCGGTATTTCCTATCTGCCCAGGGGGTAATATGGCGGGCGGCGCTTCGGCCCCGCTCGCCGGGCATCCGCGCCATCCCCCGTTCCGGTCTGGAGGACCAGTTGGACCAGGTGAACCCTTCCCGCAGCCGTCGGCCGCTCCGGTCGGCCTGGGTGCACGCCGCCCTGGGCGGCGCCGTCCTCGTCGGGGCCGCGGCGTGCGCGCCGGAGGACGAAGGCGGGGCGGCCGGCGGCGGGGGATCCGCCGCGTGCGAGCCGGGAGCGCTGCCCACCCTGGAGGAGGGCGTGCTCACCATCGGCACCGACAGCCCCGCCTACCCGCCGTGGTTCGTCGACGACGACCCGTCCAGCGGCAAGGGGTACGAGTCCGCGGTCGCCTACGCGGTCGCCGAGGAGCTGGGCTACGCCGAGGAGGACGTGGTCTGGGAGTCGGTGACCTTCAACAACGCCGTCCAGCCCGGCCCGAAGCCCTACGACTTCGACATCAACCAGTTCTCCATCACCGAGGAGCGGCGCAAGGCCGTCGACTTCTCCTCGCCCTACTACGACGTGCGGCAGACCGTCGTCGCCATGGCCGGCTCCGAGGCGGCCGAGGCCGCTTCGATCGACGACCTGAAGAAGGTGGACCTGGGCGCCCAGGTCGGCACCACCAGCCTGGACGCGATCGGCGAGGCCATCGGCCCGGACACCGACCCCCAGGTCTTCAACAACAACGACGACGCCAAGAAGGCGCTGGAGAACGAGCAGATCGGCGCGCTCGTCGTCGACCTGCCCACCGCCTTCTACATCACCGGCGCCGAGCTGGAAGACGCCGAGATCGTCGGGCAGCTCCCGGCGCTGGAGGGCGGCGACGAGCAGTTCGGCCTGGTGCTGGACAAGGGGTCGCCGCTGACCGACTGCGTCACCGGGGCCGTCGACGCGCTGCGCGACGACGGCACCCTCGCCGAGCTGGAGAAGGAGTGGCTCTCCGACGCCGCCGAGGTGCCCGAGCTGTCATGACCGAATCCCCCGAGAACCCCCGCGGGCACGGCCCCGGGGCCGTGCCCGCCGGCCCCGAACCCGGACGGCTCCCCGAAGAGGAGGACCACCGGCCCAGCCCGCTGCAGCGCGAGCGCGAGGCCTACCTGCGCCGGCAGACCGTCCGCTCGGTGCTCATCGCCGCGGCCTCCACCGCCGTCGTCGGGGTCGCGCTGGCCGCGGCCGTGCTCGGCTCGCCCGGCTGGGAGCGGGTCCGCGAGACCTTCTTCGACCTGGGCGTGGCCCGCGACGCCCTGCCCGAGGTGGCGGTCGGCCTCTGGCTCAACCTGCGGCTGCTCGTCTTCTGCGCGCTCGGCTCGCTGGCCCTGGGGCTGCTCGTCGCGGTGCTGCGCACGCTGCGCGGCCCGGTGTTCTTCCCGCTGCGCGCCCTGGCCACCGGCTACACCTACGGGTTCCGCGGCGCGCCGCTGATCATCGTGCTGTACCTGATGACCTTCGGCGTGCCCGGGCTGCGCCTGGAGGGCACGCCCAGCGTGCTGGTCCTGGGCGGCATCGCGCTGGTCATCACCTACGGCGCCTACATCGCCGAGGTGTTCCGGGCCGGCATCGAGTCGGTCCACCCCAGCCAGATCGCGGCGGCGCGCTCGCTCGGCCTCACCTACCGGCAGGCGATGCGGCACGTGGTGCTGCCCCAGGCGGTGCGCCGGGTGTCGCCGCCGCTGCTCAACGACATGGTGGCGCTGCAGAAGGACGTCGGCCTCATCTCGCTGGCGGGGCCGGTGGACGCCATCCGCGCGGCGCAGATCGCCACCGCCGAGACCTACAACTTCACCCCCTACATCGTGGCGGGAGTGCTCTTCATCCTCATGGCCATCCCCCTGGTCGCCGTCACCGACCGGATCACCGTGCGCGCCGCCCGCCGCCAGTCCGCGGACGGTGCGCGATGAGCGCCGCGAACCCGCCCGCCGGCGGGGCGGAGCCGCGGCCCCCGCTGCTCGCGCTGGACGGGGTCCGCAAGGAGTTCGGCGGCTCCCCGGTGCTGCGCTCGCTCACCCTGGACGTCGCCGAGCACGAGGTCGTGGTGCTCATCGGCGCCTCCGGGTCGGGCAAGTCGACCCTGCTGCGCTGCATCAACCTGCTGGAGCCGATCAGCGACGGCAGCATCCACCTGGACGGCGAGCACATCACCGACCCCCGGGTCGATCCGGACGGGGTCCGCCGGCGGATCGGCATGGTGTTCCAGGCCTACAACCTGTTCCCGCACATGACGGTGCTGGACAACATCACGCTCGCCCCGCGCCGGGTGCACGGCCGCCCGCGCGCCGAGGCCGAGGAGCAGGCCCGGGAGCTGCTGGCCCGGGTCGGCCTGAGCGACAAGGCGGCCGAGTACCCCGACCGGCTCTCCGGCGGCCAGCAGCAGCGGGCCGCGATCGTCAGGGCGCTGGTCAACACGCCCCGCCTGCTGCTGCTGGACGAGGTCACCTCCGCCCTCGACCCGGAGCTGGTCGGCGAGGTCCTCACCCTGGTGCAGAGCCTGCGCGCCGACGGCATGACCATGCTGCTCGCCACGCATGAGATGGGCTTCGCCCGGCACGTCGCCGACCGGGTGTGCTTCCTCGACGGCGGCCGCATCCTGGAGCAGGGCCCGCCCGAGCAGGTCCTGGACGCCCCCGAGCACCCGCGCACCCGCCGCTTCCTGCAGCGCTTCGCCGAGGGCGGCCGGCTGTGACCCGCTGACCCGCGCCTCCGCCCGGCGGAGTCCCGCGGGCGGGCGCGAGGACCGCGCCCACTGGGACGGGCTCCGCCGGATGCCCGGGCACCGCCCGCCGGCGGACGCGGAGGCCACGGGGGAAGGCACCCGGCCGGATCCCACCGGGCCGGGAGCCGGGGCGCTGCTTCTCCCGGCCCGCGGCGGGCACTCCGGGCGACCATCCGCATACCCGACGGTCTCTGAGGGGCGTGGGGATCCCGGGGCGCCCGGCCGGATCGGGGACCGGTCCCGCATGCGGCCGGCGCGCGGCGGAATCCCGAGGCCGACGCCGCGGTCCGGCCGAGCGGTCCCGTGGGCCTCCGGCGGCCGCCCCCGCGCCGAAACGGCGGTCGGACCCGCCGGCGCCCGCCCGGGGAGAGCGATCGAAGCCCGCGAGGCGGGCCGCTCCGGGGCAGGGAGGCGGGCCGCCGTCCGCGGCCGCGCACCGACCGCCGGAGCGGCGGGAGCCGCGCGGTGTGACCTCCGCCTCGCCCGTCCCCGCGCGGGCCGGCGGCGCCGCCGAAACGCCTGCTCGGGGGGCAGCGGCGGAGGGTCCTCCGCCGCGGCGCGCCCGGTGGGCGGCCGGTCCGGTACAGTGCGGGGCCCAGGATGTGCGACCCTGCAGGGATCCGGTCGGTCGGCAGAGGAGGTCGTGCACGGTGGGCGACGCGGAAGGCATCGGACTCTGGGCCGCTTCGGCACCGGTGGTGGGGGCGCCCATGGCCGGCGGGGCGAGCACGCCCGAACTGGTCGCGGCGGTCGGCGCGGCCGGCGGCACCGGCTTCCTCGCCGGGGGCTACGCCACCCCGGAGGCGCTGGCCGAGCAGATCGCCCGCACCCGGGGGCTCACCGGACGGCCGTTCGGGGTCAACCTCTTCGTGCCCGGCCCGGACGACGCCGACCCCGACGCCGTCGCCGCCTACGCGCGCACCATCGCCCCGGAGGCCGACGCCCTGCTCGCCCCGCTCGGTGAGCCGCGGTGGAGCGACGACGCCTACCCGGCCAAGCTCGACCTGCTCCGCTCCGACCCGGTCCCGGTGGTGAGCTTCACCTTCGGGGTGCCCGCCCCGGCCGACGCCTCCGCGCTGCGCGCCGCCGGCAGCGCCATCGTCGTCACCGTCACCACCCTCGATGAGGCGCGGGCCGCGGTGGAGGCCGGCGCCGACGCACTGGTGGTGCAGGGCGCCGAGGCCGGCGGACACCAGGGCTCCTTCGACGACGCCGAGGAGCGCACCGCGCCCCTGCTCGACCTGCTCGCCGAGGTGCGGGCGGAGGTCCGCCTCCCGCTCATCGCGGCCGGCGGCATCGGCGACGCCGCCGCGGTCCGCAAGGTCCTGGCGCACGGCGCGGCCGCGGCGCAGGTCGGCACCGCGCTGCTGCGCTCCCCGGAGAGCGGGGCGAGCGACACCCACAAGCAGGCCCTGGCCGACGAGGTGTTCCCGGGGACCGCGGTCACCCGCGCCTTCAGCGGCCGCCGCGCCCGCGGCCTGGTCAACCGGTTCCTCGGCTCCTACACCGCGGAGGCGCCCGCCGCCTACCCGCAGGTCCACTACCTGACCGGCCCGATGCGCAAGGCCGCCGCCAGGGAGGGCGACGCCGACCGCCTCCACCTGTGGGCCGGCACCGCCTACCGCTCCGCGGAGGAGCGCCCGGCCGCCGACATCGTCCGCGACCTCGCCGAGGGCGCCTAGACTCTGGGCCGTCGGCCTCGGCGAAGGCCGGTGGCGACCGCTCTTTCGGAAACCCCGCCCCGCCCGCGGCCGATCTCGGCGCCGCCGTGCGCCCGCAGCGGCACCCGCCTCGCTGAGCCCGGGGCGCCGCCGTCGCACTCGACCGGCCCCCTCATCCGCCGTCCCGGACCGGCGCGGGACCGGCGGCCCGCCGGTCCCGGCCGCGGAGCGGCGACCGGAGGAGACGGTAGGCCACGGCGGCGATCCAGCCGAGGCCGATGGCCAGGTTGATGCGCTGCCACAGGCCGTGGAAGGCGCCTGAAGCGGTGTCCATGTCGTACAGGGCCGCCGCGGCGGCGAAGGTCACCGGGATCGCGACGGCGGTGGCGGCGGAGTACCACGCCCAGGGGCGCCCTCCGGGCTCGCTCGCGAAGCGGCGGGCCAGCACGCACACCAGGGCGATCAGCGACAGGTAGAACGGCACGGGGTTGGCGTCGTGGATCGTGCCGTGCAGCGTGGGCTCCTCCGGGACGACGGCGCCCTCCGGGTAGCCGGGCTTGGGATCGGTGGTGAAGACGCCGCCGGCGATCAGGCAGAGCCCGAACAGGGCCGCGAGGACCGGGGCCGCCGTGCCGCCGGGGCCGCCGGCCAGCGCGCGCCGCAGCCCCAGGGCGAACCCGAGGACCAGGAGGCCGGTGGCGATGAAGTTCGCGGTCATCACCCAGCCCCGGTCGCCCAGGGCGAGTTCGCTGCCGAACCGGTGGAGCGGCTCATAGCCGGGGCGGAGCGCCCCCTCGACGAGGATCACTCCGACGAACAGCACCGGGACGGCGAGGCCGCAGGCGAGCAGGGGCAGGGTCGAACGTGCGCGCATCCCCGTCTCCTTATCGTTGATAAGGGGTATGCTGACGACTCTGCCTTATCATCGATAAGGAGTCAATGGGGGGGGAGCGTGCGGTGGACCGCCGGACGATCGTGAGCGCGGCGCTGGAGCTGCTGGAGGAGGTCGGCCTCGACGGCCTGACCACGCGGGGCCTGGCCGCCCGCCTGCAGGTCAAATCACCCGCGCTCTACTGGCACTTCCGCGACAAGCAGGAGCTGCTCGACGAGATGGCCCGCGCCGTCCAGGGGCGGCAGGACCTCGGGCCGCCGCACGAGGGCGAGCACTGGCGCGACTGGCTCGCCCGGCGCGCCCGGGAGCGCAGGAGCGTCCTGCTCGCCCACCGGGACGGCGCCCGCCTCGTCGCAGGGGCCGGCCCGGGGCCGGAGATCGCCGCCGCCTTCGACCGGGAGCTGGCCGCACTGGTGGAGCAGGGGTTCACCCCCCTCCGGGCGATGCGCGCGATCACCGCGCTCGGCGCCTACGTGGGGGGATTCGTGCTGGAGGAGCAGACGCGCCGCGACCGCGCGGACGCCCCGCGCCCCGCGCCCGACCGGGCGGCGGCCACCCCGGTGCTGATGGAGGCCGTCCGCGCGGGCGGCTCCCCGGACGGCCCGGAGGCCTTCGAGGACGGCCTGGCCCTCCTCCTCGACGGCATCGAGGCGGGTCTCGCCGCCGACCGAGGGCTGGGGGGCTGACCAGGGGCGATGTCCGGGCGGGGCGCGGAAGCAGGCGCACTCCGGCTCCGCGGTGCTCCGGCCCCGCCGCGCCGCCCTTGCCCGCGGAGGCCGCCGGGTGTACGGATGGTCCCCGGTCCGCTCTGCGAGCCCGCCCCGCCCTCAACGAAAGGCGAGCGATGGCACGGGTCGAGTTCACCGGTTCCCGCGTCGTCCGCGAGGCCGGTGCGTGGACGCCCACGGTCCACCGCCTCCTGCGCCATCTGAGGTCGAGAGGCCTCACCCAGGTGCCCGAACCGTTCGGGATCGACCAGGACAGGGAGACGGTGGGCTACATCGGCGGTGCGGTCGGCGCCTACCCCCTGTCGCGGGCCGTGCGCTCGGAGAAGGCGCTGGCCGGCTCCGCGGCCCTGCTCCGCCGCCTGCACGACGCCGGCCGGGACTTCGAGCACCGTCCGGAGGACGTGTGGATGCTGCCTCCCCGGAGCCCCGCGGAGACGGTCTGCCATGCCGACTTCGCGCCCTACAACTGCGTCTTCCATGGCGCGGTGGCCGTCGGGGTCATCGACTTCGACACCGCGCATCCGGCGCCGCGCACCTGGGACATCGCCTACGCGCTGTACCGGTTCGCCCCCCTCACGGCTCCGGGCAACCATGACGGATTCGGGTCGCTGGAGTCCCAGGCGGGCAGGGCGCGCAGGTTCTGCGACGCCTACGGCCTGCCGGCCGAAGACCGGAGGCACCTCCCCGAACTCGTCTGCGAGCGCCTGCAGGGGCTCGTGGACCTGATGCTCACCCGGGCGGCCGAGGGGGACGAGAAGTTCTCCAAGGACATCGAGGACGGATACGCCGACCTGTACCGGCGCGACATCGACCACGTCCGGGCCAATGCCGGGGCGATCCGGGAAGGGCTCGCTCCGCTCCCGTGACGCATGCGGCGCGGGCCCTCAGCGGTCCAGGAACTCCGCGATCTGGGCGTCGAGCCGCCGCCGCGCCTCCGGGGCGGTGGTCTCCTCCAGGAGGAGGGCGTCGCTCAGGTACTCGGTGAGGCCGAGCAGCGCGGCCGCGTGCCGATCGGCGTCCTCCGCGGCGCCGCCGGCCTTGACCAGCAGGTCGGCGAGGAGGCCCCGGAGCTCGGCGGTGCCCCGGCGGTACTCCTCGCGGAGCTCGGGCATCCCCAGCGCGACCGAGAAGAGCGCCTTGCCGGCCAGGGCGTCCACCCGGGCCTCCTCGGCGGTGGGGAGCACCGCGTGCAGGAGGCGGGTGAGGACCGGCAGCGCGCCGTCCCGGGGCGATTCGGGGAGGAGCCGGGCGCCGACCCGCTCTCGCAGCCGGCGCCCGGTGTGCAGCAGCAGCCGCTCCTTGGAGCCGAAGTAGTGCTGGACGCGGCCCTTGGAGACGCCGGCCTCCGCGGCGACCTCGCTCATCGTGACATCGCCCAGGCCGCGGCGGGCGGCGATGCGCAGCACGGCGTCGGTGATCTGGGCGCGGCGCTGCCGGTGGTCGACCTGACGGGGCATGTCCTCTGCCGATCGGATTCGGGGTGGTCCGGGCGGGGCGGAACCGTTACGGTATGAACGTACCGCAACGCGAGCCGGAGGAGCCCCATGGCGTCCGTCGAATTCCTCGAACCGCGCATCGGGCGCGAGTGGAACGCCCGGGGCATCGGTTCCTTCCGCGACCGGGCCGGCTTCGACCGGTTCGCGGCTGCCTACCGGGAGGCGATGGGCGCCCTGGAGGAGCCCGCCGGCCGTTACACCGTGGCGACCTCCTACGGGCAGGTGCGCGCCTACCGGTTCGGCGGCGGCGAGGGCACGCCGCTGCTGCTGCTCCCCGGCCGCAACTCCTCCACCCCGATGTGGCGGCCCAACCTCCCCGGGCTGCGCCGCGGCCGCCCGGTCTACACGGTCGACGGGCTGGGCGAGCCCGGCTGCAGCTCGCAGACGGCACGGATCGCCTCCGGCGCCGACCAGGCCGCCTGGGTCTCGGAGACCATCGAAGGGCTCGGGCTGGACGGGGTCCACCTGCTGGGGGTCTCCTTCGGCGGCTGGCTCGGCGTGCAGACGCTCATCCACCGCCCCGAGCGGGTGCGCTCGCTGACCGCGCTGGAGCCGTTCCGCACCTTCGGCGAGCTCACCGCGAAGAGCCTGCTGGTCTCGCTCGGCAGCGTGCTGCCGATGCCCGCCCGGTGGCGCGGCGGGCTGGTCGGCATGATCTCCGGCGGCAACCGCCGCGCCCGGGAGACGCCGGCGGGGCGGCTGATCGCCGCGGGCATGGAGCACTTCGACATCCGCCAGCCGCCGCCGGCCCGGCCCGCCGACGCCGAACTCGACGCGATCACCGCGCCGGTGCTGGTGCTCATCGGCGGGCGCAGCATCGTCCACCGCGACCCCGAGCGGGTCGTGCGGTACGCCCGCGCCCGCCTCGGCGCGGGGGTCGTCGAGCTGTGGCCGCGGGCCTCGCACGCGATCAGCGCCGAGTACCCCGACGAGATCGCCGACCGGGTCGAGCGGTTCCTCGCCGGAGTCGAATCCGCGGCGCAGGGCGGCGCGCCGGATCGCCCCGCGGGGTGAGCAGAGGGCGGCCGGTCGCCTCGCTCCGGAGCCCGCCCCGCCCCGGAGGAGGCCGCGTACCGGGCGAACCGGATAAAACCCACTGTTCTGATTGACAAAGGCGGGATCTGTGGTGAGGCTGGGACCGTCCGCCTCCGCGACGGCCTGGTCACCGGTGGCCGGCGGCGACCGTGCGCCGCGGCCGAGCGGCTCGCGACGGGGGAGGCGGCCACCGCGAGGAGGGACCAGCAATGGCGGACGGCGTCGGACTGCCCCCGATCACCCTGAGCGCGGCCGAGCGCGCCGCCGTCGAGCGGCTCGGCCGGTTCCCGCTGCTGGACGCGGTCTTCGGGCGCCGGTCGCGCCGGTTCCCACTCGGCGGGCACGTGCCCGCCGGCCCGCTGGCCTACCGCAGCCGGCACGACCCCGTGCCGCTCAGCGACGTCGAGCGCGCCCTGGTGCTGACCACGGTTGCGGGTGTGACCGGATGGCACCACGCCATCACCCACCACCCCGGATACGCCCCGGCGCTGCCGAACTACAGCGGCGCGGCGGGCGGCCGGACCTTCCCCTCGGCCGCCGGCTTCCACACCGCCGACTTCTTCTTCACCGACGACTCGGGCACCTACTTCCTGTCCACCCGGGACGCCCACCCCGAGGAGCACCCCGACACCGAGGGCCGGCTGAACGCGGTGCTCTCCCGGGTCCGCCGGCTCTCCGCCGAACGCGTCCACATCCCGCGCGAGCAGCCCTACATGGAGGGCCACAACACCTGGATCGCCAACCACCCCGGATCGCTGCTGGTCGTCCCGGTCGCCGACATCGCCCAGCACACCCTGGCCAACCTGGCCTTCTTCGCGCAGAACGGGGTGGCGGTCCACGACGACGTCAACGGCAGGCGGATCCCCGGGATGGAGGCGTTCGCCGACCGGGTGGACGTCGACGACCCGGTCCCGCTCTCCTTCGTCGAGCAGTACTCGCTGACCGAGGCCACCGCAGAGCTGATGACCAGCGTGTACAACGGGCACCTGCTGCTCACCGCGATGGGCCTGGGCGGCTGGGCCTTCGACGGCCTGGACCGGCCCACCGTGCTCGGCGCCTCCGGCCGCGCCGACGTCCCCGGCCTCGGCTTCCACGTGCAGACCGACCCCCGCTGGCCGCTGCCCAACCCCACCGGCCTGCCCGGGGTGTTCGAGGCCTACTGCCGCCCGCACTTCCCGGACATGGCCGCCGCGGTGGAGGCCTACGTCCAGCGCAAGTTCGGCCCCGGCGGCCCGTTCCACCCGGACACCCCCGGCCCCTGGCGCGACACCCCCGGCGTGCGCGGCGCGGCCGCCCCGCACGACGCCCGGTTCAAGGAGCTGCTCACCCTGCAGGCCGAGTACGTCGACGCGACCTTCGGCAAGTTCCCCGGCACGGTGCCCACCGTCTGGATCATGAATTATCTCCAAGCTCAGCACATCGACACCGAGTACTACGACGCGCTGTTCAACCCCGGCGCCTACCTGCCGGTCCACGCCGACCACGAATCCGTCTGGCACGGCTGACCCCGCCCCGGCGGGGGGCCGGTCAGGCGGTGTCCGGCGAGAGCGGGGTCATCCCGGCCGGGCCGGCTCCGTCCAGCCGCCTGCACCGGTGCTCGGGGAGCGGGAAGTAGTGCGGGGAGAAGAGGTCGCACACGATCTCCCCGGTGAGCACCGCGAAGAGGAAGCCGGTGCAGGTGGTGTCGGCGTGCTCCCAGCGATCGCCGTCCTCGTTGACCATGACCGTCCACCGGTCGGCCGGCACCCCGGGGCGGGCCAGCCAGTACGCGGTCTCACCGTTGTCCGTCACCGCCCAGGGGATCAGCCGGGAACCCGGCTCCTCCAGCCGGGGCGGCCTCTCCTCGTACTCCCACAGCCCTTCCAGGTCCTCCATCGCATGGGCGTTCAAGGCCAGCAGATCGTAGTGGCGGTTGGGGCACCCCGGTTCCAGCACGTAGAGGTAGTCGTCCCAGTAGCTGCCGGCGTAGGTGCGGATGAACTCCTTGTAGTCGGCGGGCAGGTCGGCGCCGACGGCCCGCCGCACCTCCTCCCAGTCCTTGTTCCGCCCGGCCGCCGGGGGCGGGACGAGCCGGGTGAGCCGGGCGAGGTTCGCGTCCATCGGGCCTCCATGCGTCGGTGGGTGGCCCTGGGACGCGCCCCGGGGGCCGCCCGTTCCGTCCCCGGCGGGCCTTCCCGGGCGGACCCGGAGCGGCGAAGCGGGGACGGTGCTTCGCCGCCCTCCGGGTACGCCTTCGGCGGGGCAAGGCACCGCCGCCCGGCGAGCGCTCTGCCGGGCTCGTGCCGGGCGCCCGCCCTGCGCCGTCCTCGCGCCGGCCCGGCCTCGGGCCGGATGCGGGCCCGGAGTGCGGGGCGGTCGCCGCGCGGCGACCACCCCCGCGCATCCGGTGGCCCCTCAGCGGGCGAGGTGCGCGGCGGCCCAGCCGGCCAGGGAGGTGGGGGTCGTGGTCAGGCGGCTGCGCGGGTTCTCGGGGGTGAAGCCGTCCCGGATGCCCGCCGTCATCATCGCCACCGCCTCCACCTGCGCCTCGGACATGCCGGCGGCCGCGAGTGCCGCCCGCGCCTCGTCGTCGGTGATCCGCCGGGGTTCCACCGGGTGGCCGAGGACCTCGGAGAGGACGCCGGCCACCCGCCGGAAGGACAGGTCCTCCGGGCCGTGCACGGCCTGGACGCACCGCCCCGTCCAGGACACCGACAGCAGCCGGACCGCGGCCACCGCCGCGATGTCGGCCGGGGCCACCCAGGGCAGCGGCCGGTCCAGGTCCATCGCGGTGGCGAGCACTCCGCCGCCGATCGCCTCGGCCTCCATCAGCAGGTTGGTGAAGAAGTAGCCGCAGCGCAGGTGCGTCACCGCCGCCCCGGTGGCGTCCAGGGCGAGCTCGGTCGCGGCGAGCCCGTCGATCTCGCCCGCCCCGGTCCGCTTCTCCGCGCCGACGCTGGACTGGAACACCACGCGCCCGATGCCGTTCCGCTGCACCGCGGCGCGGACGCCGACCGCGGCGACGGCGTGCGCCTGCAGCGGGTCCCGGTCGGTCGCGGTCGGACTCACCCAGTACAGCGCGGTGAGCCCGCGGGTGGCCTCGGCGACCGCGCCGGCGTCCCAGGAGTCCATCGCCACCGCGTCGACGTGCCCGGCGACGTCGGCGGGAAGCCGGGCGGGATCCCGGAGCAGCGCCCGCGGGCGCTCGCCGGCCTGCACCAGCAGCCGCAGCAGATGTGCGCCGACGTTGCCCGTCGGCGTCGTCACCCCGATCGTCATGCCACCCCTTCCTGCGGGGTTCCGTCCGGCCCGCCCGCGCCCGCCGGTGCGGCGCCGAGCGGAACGCCGATGCGTGTCCCGTGTACGACTGTGCCGTGATGAGCCATGCCGCCACGGTAGGAGGAGAAGCGGCCGGTCGGCGGCCGCAACTCCCCTCGCCGGGACCCGGACCGGCCGCCCGCGTCCTTGGGGCGGGACCCTTCTCCGAGAGGAGCGGCCGGGGAGAGCGCCCTCGAACACGGCGGTGCGGTTCCGCCGATCGCGCTCCATGGGGCGGAGAGGCCGGCCGCCGGAGCCGGACCGGGGCACCGGCCCC from Nocardiopsis composta encodes:
- a CDS encoding nitronate monooxygenase codes for the protein MGDAEGIGLWAASAPVVGAPMAGGASTPELVAAVGAAGGTGFLAGGYATPEALAEQIARTRGLTGRPFGVNLFVPGPDDADPDAVAAYARTIAPEADALLAPLGEPRWSDDAYPAKLDLLRSDPVPVVSFTFGVPAPADASALRAAGSAIVVTVTTLDEARAAVEAGADALVVQGAEAGGHQGSFDDAEERTAPLLDLLAEVRAEVRLPLIAAGGIGDAAAVRKVLAHGAAAAQVGTALLRSPESGASDTHKQALADEVFPGTAVTRAFSGRRARGLVNRFLGSYTAEAPAAYPQVHYLTGPMRKAAAREGDADRLHLWAGTAYRSAEERPAADIVRDLAEGA
- a CDS encoding phosphotransferase enzyme family protein; protein product: MARVEFTGSRVVREAGAWTPTVHRLLRHLRSRGLTQVPEPFGIDQDRETVGYIGGAVGAYPLSRAVRSEKALAGSAALLRRLHDAGRDFEHRPEDVWMLPPRSPAETVCHADFAPYNCVFHGAVAVGVIDFDTAHPAPRTWDIAYALYRFAPLTAPGNHDGFGSLESQAGRARRFCDAYGLPAEDRRHLPELVCERLQGLVDLMLTRAAEGDEKFSKDIEDGYADLYRRDIDHVRANAGAIREGLAPLP
- a CDS encoding TetR/AcrR family transcriptional regulator C-terminal domain-containing protein; its protein translation is MGGERAVDRRTIVSAALELLEEVGLDGLTTRGLAARLQVKSPALYWHFRDKQELLDEMARAVQGRQDLGPPHEGEHWRDWLARRARERRSVLLAHRDGARLVAGAGPGPEIAAAFDRELAALVEQGFTPLRAMRAITALGAYVGGFVLEEQTRRDRADAPRPAPDRAAATPVLMEAVRAGGSPDGPEAFEDGLALLLDGIEAGLAADRGLGG
- a CDS encoding amino acid ABC transporter ATP-binding protein; the encoded protein is MSAANPPAGGAEPRPPLLALDGVRKEFGGSPVLRSLTLDVAEHEVVVLIGASGSGKSTLLRCINLLEPISDGSIHLDGEHITDPRVDPDGVRRRIGMVFQAYNLFPHMTVLDNITLAPRRVHGRPRAEAEEQARELLARVGLSDKAAEYPDRLSGGQQQRAAIVRALVNTPRLLLLDEVTSALDPELVGEVLTLVQSLRADGMTMLLATHEMGFARHVADRVCFLDGGRILEQGPPEQVLDAPEHPRTRRFLQRFAEGGRL
- a CDS encoding NAD(P)H-binding protein; protein product: MTIGVTTPTGNVGAHLLRLLVQAGERPRALLRDPARLPADVAGHVDAVAMDSWDAGAVAEATRGLTALYWVSPTATDRDPLQAHAVAAVGVRAAVQRNGIGRVVFQSSVGAEKRTGAGEIDGLAATELALDATGAAVTHLRCGYFFTNLLMEAEAIGGGVLATAMDLDRPLPWVAPADIAAVAAVRLLSVSWTGRCVQAVHGPEDLSFRRVAGVLSEVLGHPVEPRRITDDEARAALAAAGMSEAQVEAVAMMTAGIRDGFTPENPRSRLTTTPTSLAGWAAAHLAR
- a CDS encoding alpha/beta fold hydrolase, which gives rise to MASVEFLEPRIGREWNARGIGSFRDRAGFDRFAAAYREAMGALEEPAGRYTVATSYGQVRAYRFGGGEGTPLLLLPGRNSSTPMWRPNLPGLRRGRPVYTVDGLGEPGCSSQTARIASGADQAAWVSETIEGLGLDGVHLLGVSFGGWLGVQTLIHRPERVRSLTALEPFRTFGELTAKSLLVSLGSVLPMPARWRGGLVGMISGGNRRARETPAGRLIAAGMEHFDIRQPPPARPADAELDAITAPVLVLIGGRSIVHRDPERVVRYARARLGAGVVELWPRASHAISAEYPDEIADRVERFLAGVESAAQGGAPDRPAG
- a CDS encoding TetR/AcrR family transcriptional regulator; the protein is MPRQVDHRQRRAQITDAVLRIAARRGLGDVTMSEVAAEAGVSKGRVQHYFGSKERLLLHTGRRLRERVGARLLPESPRDGALPVLTRLLHAVLPTAEEARVDALAGKALFSVALGMPELREEYRRGTAELRGLLADLLVKAGGAAEDADRHAAALLGLTEYLSDALLLEETTAPEARRRLDAQIAEFLDR
- a CDS encoding DUF998 domain-containing protein; protein product: MRARSTLPLLACGLAVPVLFVGVILVEGALRPGYEPLHRFGSELALGDRGWVMTANFIATGLLVLGFALGLRRALAGGPGGTAAPVLAALFGLCLIAGGVFTTDPKPGYPEGAVVPEEPTLHGTIHDANPVPFYLSLIALVCVLARRFASEPGGRPWAWYSAATAVAIPVTFAAAAALYDMDTASGAFHGLWQRINLAIGLGWIAAVAYRLLRSPLRGRDRRAAGPAPVRDGG
- a CDS encoding SMI1/KNR4 family protein; the encoded protein is MDANLARLTRLVPPPAAGRNKDWEEVRRAVGADLPADYKEFIRTYAGSYWDDYLYVLEPGCPNRHYDLLALNAHAMEDLEGLWEYEERPPRLEEPGSRLIPWAVTDNGETAYWLARPGVPADRWTVMVNEDGDRWEHADTTCTGFLFAVLTGEIVCDLFSPHYFPLPEHRCRRLDGAGPAGMTPLSPDTA
- a CDS encoding amino acid ABC transporter permease; this encodes MTESPENPRGHGPGAVPAGPEPGRLPEEEDHRPSPLQREREAYLRRQTVRSVLIAAASTAVVGVALAAAVLGSPGWERVRETFFDLGVARDALPEVAVGLWLNLRLLVFCALGSLALGLLVAVLRTLRGPVFFPLRALATGYTYGFRGAPLIIVLYLMTFGVPGLRLEGTPSVLVLGGIALVITYGAYIAEVFRAGIESVHPSQIAAARSLGLTYRQAMRHVVLPQAVRRVSPPLLNDMVALQKDVGLISLAGPVDAIRAAQIATAETYNFTPYIVAGVLFILMAIPLVAVTDRITVRAARRQSADGAR
- a CDS encoding ABC transporter substrate-binding protein, giving the protein MNPSRSRRPLRSAWVHAALGGAVLVGAAACAPEDEGGAAGGGGSAACEPGALPTLEEGVLTIGTDSPAYPPWFVDDDPSSGKGYESAVAYAVAEELGYAEEDVVWESVTFNNAVQPGPKPYDFDINQFSITEERRKAVDFSSPYYDVRQTVVAMAGSEAAEAASIDDLKKVDLGAQVGTTSLDAIGEAIGPDTDPQVFNNNDDAKKALENEQIGALVVDLPTAFYITGAELEDAEIVGQLPALEGGDEQFGLVLDKGSPLTDCVTGAVDALRDDGTLAELEKEWLSDAAEVPELS